One stretch of Hevea brasiliensis isolate MT/VB/25A 57/8 chromosome 12, ASM3005281v1, whole genome shotgun sequence DNA includes these proteins:
- the LOC110637762 gene encoding uncharacterized protein LOC110637762 — MALNNGLRSASKLLSSSDSIFSKSVNRGFHSTGAKRMGGGHAHGHDEPYYLHAKHMYNLDRMKHQKIKMPLAVFTAFSIGVIVPIYAVIFQQKKTASA; from the exons ATGGCGTTGAACAACGGTCTCAGATCTGCCTCCAAGTTATTATCGTCTTCTGATTCCATTTTCTCTAAGTCAG TGAATAGAGGCTTCCACTCAACAGGAGCAAAGAGGATGGGAGGAGGTCATGCACATGGCCATGATGAACCATACTACCTTCATGCAAAACACATGTACAACTTGGACAGGATGAAAcatcagaaaattaaaatgcctcTTGCTGTCTTTACTGCCTTCAGCATTGGTGTCATCGTTCCTATATATGCTGTCATTTTCCAGCAGAAAAAGACTGCTTCTGCGTGA
- the LOC110637754 gene encoding putative receptor-like protein kinase At3g47110 isoform X1 produces the protein MAIKWWCLYYNPILWWCLSSFSPATCLQNETDRLALISFKDAIQEDPFRVFNSWNNSLPYCHWHGVSCSLRHPDRVIALNLSSQGLVGSLSRHIGNLSFLRSINFENNSFHGQIPPELGRLRRLQYIDLSNNSFQGNIPANLSHCSNLVFLDLIDNKLVGHIPAELGSLSKLEVLGLGKNKLSGNIPPSNGNLSSLWELYLEKNVLQGRIPEEISGLGKLKYLILSENNLIGEIPSALFNISSIEGFYVDSNQLNGNVPSDVGLTLPNLVYLVLEYNRFTGPIPISLSNASELQQIVFGSNNFSGLIPKELGILPHLQYLTLFKNQLQDDLSFISFLTNCSSLVSLELESNFLNGTVPKSIANLSKDLLLLSLSDNQLYDSIPLGIENLLNIRFIQLDGNYFTGPILVDFEKLAHLEWLDLSYNMFTGMIPSSISNLSLLGRLFLGFNNFNGSIPPGLGTCHNLIYLSLGHNRLTGSIPQEVIGLPSLSILLDLTGNALAGPIPSEVGLLQNLVELDLSDNRLSGMIPNTIGKCLSLVRLHLEGNSFDGEIPQIFSVLQGLQELDISRNNFSGQIPDSLAQLDGLNYLNLSFNQLQGMVPKHGIFLNSSAFSFLGNNGLCGGITALKLPSCPIPNSKKNHSLALKVIIPIVVSAIFLALLLGSSIFWHQKRISRQENITMPSFHQQFLRISYAELFKATDGFSMTNIIGVGSYGSVYKGILEQVGIQVAIKVLNLQRRGASSSFMSECQALRTIRHRNLLKLLSVCSSIDFEGNDFKALIYEFMVNGSLEKWLHAHDVGEDGQEGESGNLKLIDRLNIATDIATAIEYLHNGSLSTIMHGDLKPSNVLLDEEMTAHIGDFGLAKIVSSISGEVHQYQSSSTAIKGSIGYVAPEYGMGDPVSTEGDVYSYGILLLEMFTGKKPTDECFKDDLNLHTFVEQYLPYRVMDIMDPRIAVFDDGGSFKDCIISVLRIGIACSMEQPGERMKMIDVISELVKIRALLSREDSRE, from the exons ATGGCGATTAAGTGGTGGTGTCTTTACTACAATCCTATATTGTGGTGGTGCTTGAGCTCCTTCAGCCCAGCCACTTGCCTGCAAAATGAGACTGATCGACTTGCTTTGATATCCTTCAAAGATGCAATACAAGAAGACCCATTTCGAGTCTTCAATTCCTGGAATAATTCACTGCCCTACTGCCATTGGCATGGAGTTTCATGCAGTCTCAGGCATCCTGACAGGGTCATAGCTTTGAACTTGAGTTCACAAGGCTTGGTAGGATCATTATCACGACACATAGGTAACCTATCATTTCTCAGGAGCATCAATTTCGAGAACAACAGCTTCCATGGCCAAATCCCACCAGAGCTTGGTCGTCTGCGCCGCCTGCAATATATTGATCTCAGCAACAATTCATTCCAAGGTAATATACCTGCCAACTTATCCCATTGTTCAAACCTCGTGTTTCTTGATCTCATCGACAACAAGCTAGTAGGTCATATACCTGCTGAGCTTGGCTCTTTATCAAAGCTTGAAGTTCTAGGCTTGGGCAAGAATAAACTCTCTGGAAATATTCCCCCCTCCAATGGGAATCTCTCATCTCTTTGGGAGTTATATCTGGAAAAGAATGTGTTACAAGGACGGATTCCTGAGGAAATTTCTGGACTTGGGAAATTGAAATATTTGATCCTTTCAGAAAATAATCTAATTGGTGAGATTCCTAGTGCCCTCTTCAACATCTCCAGCATTGAAGGATTTTATGTGGATTCAAACCAACTAAACGGAAACGTCCCCTCTGACGTAGGTCTCACTCTTCCAAACCTGGTCTATCTTGTCCTTGAATACAACAGGTTTACTGGACCTATCCCAATTTCACTGTCAAATGCTTCTGAGCTTCAACAAATTGTTTTTGGGTctaacaacttctctgggttaatTCCCAAAGAACTTGGAATCCTACCCCATCTTCAATACCTAACCCTTTTTAAAAATCAGCTACAAGATGACTTGAGTTTCATTAGTTTCTTGACTAATTGCTCCAGTCTAGTAAGTCTCGAATTAGAATCAAATTTTCTGAATGGGACCGTGCCCAAATCCATAGCCAATCTCTCGAAAGACCTACTTCTTCTATCTCTGTCAGATAATCAGTTATATGATTCGATTCCCTTGGGTATTGAAAATCTTCTTAATATCAGATTCATACAGCTGGATGGTAATTATTTCACTGGCCCTATACTTGTTGATTTTGAGAAACTTGCGCATTTGGAATGGTTGGATTTGAGTTATAACATGTTCACAGGGATGATTCCATCTTCTATTAGTAATTTATCTTTGCTGGGTCGTCTCTTCCTGGGGTTCAACAATTTCAATGGTAGCATACCTCCAGGTCTTGGTACTTGTCATAACTTGATCTATTTGAGTCTTGGTCATAATCGTCTCACTGGTTCTATACCCCAAGAGGTTATTGGCCTTCCATCCCTTTCAATTTTACTCGATTTAACTGGTAATGCACTCGCTGGTCCTATTCCGTCAGAAGTCGGTTTGCTGCAAAATCTTGTAGAGTTGGATTTGTCTGACAATAGATTATCTGGCATGATTCCAAATACAATTGGCAAGTGTTTGAGTTTGGTACGGCTTCACCTGGAGGGAAATTCATTCGATGGAGAGATACCTCAGATTTTCTCTGTTTTACAAGGTTTACAAGAGCTGGACATTTCACGCAACAATTTTTCAGGGCAAATTCCAGATTCTTTAGCTCAACTTGATGGGCTGAACTATTtgaatttgtcttttaatcaactCCAAGGGATGGTTCCAAAACATGGAATCTTTTTAAATTCAAGTGCATTTTCGTTTTTGGGAAACAATGGTCTTTGTGGAGGCATAACTGCGCTGAAGCTTCCTTCTTGCCCGATTCCAAACTCCAAGAAGAACCACTCTTTGGCACTGAAAGTAATAATCCCAATAGTTGTTTCAGCAATATTTTTGGCTCTATTGTTGGGTTCCTCAATCTTCTGGCATCAGAAAAGAATTTCCAGGCAGGAAAATATTACCATGCCATCATTTCATCAACAATTTTTGAGAATATCCTATGCTGAACTCTTCAAAGCTACAGATGGATTCTCTATGACCAACATAATTGGTGTTGGTAGCTATGGCTCTGTCTATAAAGGAATTCTTGAGCAAGTAGGAATACAAGTGGCCATCAAAGTGCTAAACCTGCAACGAAGAGGAGCTTCAAGTAGTTTCATGTCAGAATGCCAAGCTCTTAGAACCATCAGGCATCGAAATCTTCTGAAGCTATTGAGCGTCTGCTCTAGCATCGATTTTGAAGGTAATGATTTCAAAGCTCTGATATATGAATTCATGGTGAATGGGAGCCTGGAGAAATGGCTGCACGCTCATGATGTGGGAGAAGATGGACAAGAAGGAGAATCAGGAAATCTGAAACTAATAGACAGACTAAACATTGCCACTGATATTGCAACTGCAATAGAGTATCTTCACAATGGTAGCTTATCAACAATTATGCATGGTGATCTAAAGCCAAGTAATGTTCTTTTAGATGAGGAGATGACTGCCCATATTGGAGATTTTGGCCTGGCTAAGATTGTCTCATCAATTTCTGGTGAGGTCCATCAGTATCAAAGCAGTTCTACAGCAATCAAGGGATCTATTGGCTATGTTGCTCCAG AGTATGGCATGGGTGACCCAGTTTCTACAGAAGGAGATGTATATAGTTATGGGATTTTGTTATTGGAGATGTTTACAGGAAAGAAACCAACTGATGAATGTTTTAAAGATGATCTAAATCTTCATACTTTTGTTGAGCAATATTTGCCTTACAGAGTGATGGACATTATGGATCCAAGAATTGCTGTATTTGATGATGGAGGGAGCTTCAAAGACTGCATCATCTCTGTGCTGAGAATTGGAATTGCATGCTCAATGGAGCAACCAGGAGAAAGAATGAAAATGATAGATGTAATTAGTGAATTGGTGAAGATCAGAGCTCTTCTATCGAGAGAAGACTCAAGGGAGTAA
- the LOC110637754 gene encoding probable LRR receptor-like serine/threonine-protein kinase At3g47570 isoform X2, which yields MAIKWWCLYYNPILWWCLSSFSPATCLQNETDRLALISFKDAIQEDPFRVFNSWNNSLPYCHWHGVSCSLRHPDRVIALNLSSQGLVGSLSRHIGNLSFLRSINFENNSFHGQIPPELGRLRRLQYIDLSNNSFQGNIPANLSHCSNLVFLDLIDNKLVGHIPAELGSLSKLEVLGLGKNKLSGNIPPSNGNLSSLWELYLEKNVLQGRIPEEISGLGKLKYLILSENNLIGEIPSALFNISSIEGFYVDSNQLNGNVPSDVGLTLPNLVYLVLEYNRFTGPIPISLSNASELQQIVFGSNNFSGLIPKELGILPHLQYLTLFKNQLQDDLSFISFLTNCSSLVSLELESNFLNGTVPKSIANLSKDLLLLSLSDNQLYDSIPLGIENLLNIRFIQLDGNYFTGPILVDFEKLAHLEWLDLSYNMFTGMIPSSISNLSLLGRLFLGFNNFNGSIPPGLGTCHNLIYLSLGHNRLTGSIPQEVIGLPSLSILLDLTGNALAGPIPSEVGLLQNLVELDLSDNRLSGMIPNTIGKCLSLVRLHLEGNSFDGEIPQIFSVLQGLQELDISRNNFSGQIPDSLAQLDGLNYLNLSFNQLQGMVPKHGIFLNSSAFSFLGNNGLCGGITALKLPSCPIPNSKKNHSLALKVIIPIVVSAIFLALLLGSSIFWHQKRISRQENITMPSFHQQFLRISYAELFKATDGFSMTNIIGVGSYGSVYKGILEQVGIQVAIKVLNLQRRGASSSFMSECQALRTIRHRNLLKLLSVCSSIDFEGNDFKALIYEFMVNGSLEKWLHAHDVGEDGQEGESGNLKLIDRLNIATDIATAIEYLHNGSLSTIMHGDLKPSNVLLDEEMTAHIGDFGLAKIVSSISGEVHQYQSSSTAIKGSIGYVAPE from the exons ATGGCGATTAAGTGGTGGTGTCTTTACTACAATCCTATATTGTGGTGGTGCTTGAGCTCCTTCAGCCCAGCCACTTGCCTGCAAAATGAGACTGATCGACTTGCTTTGATATCCTTCAAAGATGCAATACAAGAAGACCCATTTCGAGTCTTCAATTCCTGGAATAATTCACTGCCCTACTGCCATTGGCATGGAGTTTCATGCAGTCTCAGGCATCCTGACAGGGTCATAGCTTTGAACTTGAGTTCACAAGGCTTGGTAGGATCATTATCACGACACATAGGTAACCTATCATTTCTCAGGAGCATCAATTTCGAGAACAACAGCTTCCATGGCCAAATCCCACCAGAGCTTGGTCGTCTGCGCCGCCTGCAATATATTGATCTCAGCAACAATTCATTCCAAGGTAATATACCTGCCAACTTATCCCATTGTTCAAACCTCGTGTTTCTTGATCTCATCGACAACAAGCTAGTAGGTCATATACCTGCTGAGCTTGGCTCTTTATCAAAGCTTGAAGTTCTAGGCTTGGGCAAGAATAAACTCTCTGGAAATATTCCCCCCTCCAATGGGAATCTCTCATCTCTTTGGGAGTTATATCTGGAAAAGAATGTGTTACAAGGACGGATTCCTGAGGAAATTTCTGGACTTGGGAAATTGAAATATTTGATCCTTTCAGAAAATAATCTAATTGGTGAGATTCCTAGTGCCCTCTTCAACATCTCCAGCATTGAAGGATTTTATGTGGATTCAAACCAACTAAACGGAAACGTCCCCTCTGACGTAGGTCTCACTCTTCCAAACCTGGTCTATCTTGTCCTTGAATACAACAGGTTTACTGGACCTATCCCAATTTCACTGTCAAATGCTTCTGAGCTTCAACAAATTGTTTTTGGGTctaacaacttctctgggttaatTCCCAAAGAACTTGGAATCCTACCCCATCTTCAATACCTAACCCTTTTTAAAAATCAGCTACAAGATGACTTGAGTTTCATTAGTTTCTTGACTAATTGCTCCAGTCTAGTAAGTCTCGAATTAGAATCAAATTTTCTGAATGGGACCGTGCCCAAATCCATAGCCAATCTCTCGAAAGACCTACTTCTTCTATCTCTGTCAGATAATCAGTTATATGATTCGATTCCCTTGGGTATTGAAAATCTTCTTAATATCAGATTCATACAGCTGGATGGTAATTATTTCACTGGCCCTATACTTGTTGATTTTGAGAAACTTGCGCATTTGGAATGGTTGGATTTGAGTTATAACATGTTCACAGGGATGATTCCATCTTCTATTAGTAATTTATCTTTGCTGGGTCGTCTCTTCCTGGGGTTCAACAATTTCAATGGTAGCATACCTCCAGGTCTTGGTACTTGTCATAACTTGATCTATTTGAGTCTTGGTCATAATCGTCTCACTGGTTCTATACCCCAAGAGGTTATTGGCCTTCCATCCCTTTCAATTTTACTCGATTTAACTGGTAATGCACTCGCTGGTCCTATTCCGTCAGAAGTCGGTTTGCTGCAAAATCTTGTAGAGTTGGATTTGTCTGACAATAGATTATCTGGCATGATTCCAAATACAATTGGCAAGTGTTTGAGTTTGGTACGGCTTCACCTGGAGGGAAATTCATTCGATGGAGAGATACCTCAGATTTTCTCTGTTTTACAAGGTTTACAAGAGCTGGACATTTCACGCAACAATTTTTCAGGGCAAATTCCAGATTCTTTAGCTCAACTTGATGGGCTGAACTATTtgaatttgtcttttaatcaactCCAAGGGATGGTTCCAAAACATGGAATCTTTTTAAATTCAAGTGCATTTTCGTTTTTGGGAAACAATGGTCTTTGTGGAGGCATAACTGCGCTGAAGCTTCCTTCTTGCCCGATTCCAAACTCCAAGAAGAACCACTCTTTGGCACTGAAAGTAATAATCCCAATAGTTGTTTCAGCAATATTTTTGGCTCTATTGTTGGGTTCCTCAATCTTCTGGCATCAGAAAAGAATTTCCAGGCAGGAAAATATTACCATGCCATCATTTCATCAACAATTTTTGAGAATATCCTATGCTGAACTCTTCAAAGCTACAGATGGATTCTCTATGACCAACATAATTGGTGTTGGTAGCTATGGCTCTGTCTATAAAGGAATTCTTGAGCAAGTAGGAATACAAGTGGCCATCAAAGTGCTAAACCTGCAACGAAGAGGAGCTTCAAGTAGTTTCATGTCAGAATGCCAAGCTCTTAGAACCATCAGGCATCGAAATCTTCTGAAGCTATTGAGCGTCTGCTCTAGCATCGATTTTGAAGGTAATGATTTCAAAGCTCTGATATATGAATTCATGGTGAATGGGAGCCTGGAGAAATGGCTGCACGCTCATGATGTGGGAGAAGATGGACAAGAAGGAGAATCAGGAAATCTGAAACTAATAGACAGACTAAACATTGCCACTGATATTGCAACTGCAATAGAGTATCTTCACAATGGTAGCTTATCAACAATTATGCATGGTGATCTAAAGCCAAGTAATGTTCTTTTAGATGAGGAGATGACTGCCCATATTGGAGATTTTGGCCTGGCTAAGATTGTCTCATCAATTTCTGGTGAGGTCCATCAGTATCAAAGCAGTTCTACAGCAATCAAGGGATCTATTGGCTATGTTGCTCCAG AGTGA